The genomic window CCCGGCACCCGCGAGCCAGCGCGCCACCGTGCGCTCGTCGGGCCCGAACGCCGCCACAATCGCTTGCGTTGGGCAGCCATGACTCAGCAGCGTCAGCACCAGCACCGCCAGCTCGGCCGGCGTCTGCCGCCGAGAGAACGGCGTCCCGACCGTCTCAGCGAAAGGTCCGCCTGCACCGCCGACACTGATACCGTCGCGCTGCCCGACTGTGGATCCGGATGTTCCCACCCCCGACGACACCCCGCTCCGGACAATCGACGTTGTGGCAGACTTGCGCTCGCGGGTCCATCGGTGCCTCGAGGTGATGGGATGTAGGAGTTGCATCACCTGCAATGCCCGATGGACCCGCTTTTTGTCAAGCCCGCCCCCGTCCAGCGCGCGGTTCCACGGTTGACTGGGGTGCTACCATCTGTTGCAAATTCACGCCAAAATGCTCTTGAGGAGCCGTTCGCAGATCGGCGTTCCTCATGAAGCGTCGGTCCTGCCGCCGTCATGTATTGCAGACGTAGCGAAAAACCACCTCCCTGTGCGCCGCTCCGGGGGATCATGGTCTGAGCACGTTTCATGCGCCTGGGAGGTTCCGTGAAGGTCTATGCGGTCATCGGCGTGCCGCCAGAGGTCCAGGCGTACGCCATGGCGAAGTACAGCCGCTCGTCGCAGTCGATGCTGGAGAGCATCGGCGAGCTGTCGCTGCAGCGCGCCGAGCAGTTCCTGAACACGTTCTACTTTCAGTACGGGCACCGCTCGATTGCCGACCTTGCCCACCTGGTCATGGGCGTGGAGCACGTCTCGATCCTGGCCGCCATCAAGGTGGTTGACGAGCAGCTGTGGGACGGCCAGGAGCGCTCGACCCGGTACCAGCCCTTCAAGAAGACGGGGTACTACACGCCGCCTGGCCTGACCGGGGCGGCCCGCGAGACGTACACCCGCGCCGCCGACGCGCTCTTCGCCGCCTACGATGACCTGACGACGCGGCTCCTGGCGCTGCTGGTGCAGGAGGTCGAGCGGCCGGCCGACCTCGACCCGAAGGCGTTCGAGCGGACGCTGCGGGCGCGGGCGTTCGACGTGTCGCGCAGCGTCCTGCCGCTGGCGACGATCACCAGCCTGGGGCAGGTGGTCAGCGCCCGGGTGCTCGAACGGCAGATCAGCCGCCTGCTCTCCGATCCTCTGGCCGAGGTCCGCGAGATCGGGGAGGAGCTGCGCGCAGCCTGCCTGCGGCCTGCCGAGCAGCCGCTGTCGGCCGAGGCGCGGGCGCTGGCCGGCACCCGCGCACATGGCAACGGGAACGGCAGCGGGGCTGCCAACGGCTCGGCCGGGCACGATCCTCATCAGACCGCCGATCTGGAGGTGCGGGCTGCGCCGACGCTCGTCAAATACACCGCGCCGAGCAGCTACCAGATCGAGACGGCGCGGCTGATGGCCTCGCTGGCGCGCGATCTGCTGGCCCCACTCGGGGAGCCTGACCGCTCGATGGCCGTCGAGCTTGGCGACGCGGTGTCGGCCGAAGACGAGATCGTGGCGACGCTGCTGTACCGCTACGACGAGGCCGGCCACAGCTACCGGCAGATTCAGGCCCGCGTGCGGGAGTTGTCCCCCGAGCAGAAGTCGCTGGCCATAGCGGCTTCCGCCGAGCACCGGGGTCGGCACGACGACCTGCCGCGCGAGCTGCAGTCTGGCTACGGGTACGCCTTCGACCTGCTGATGGACGTCGGGTCGTTCAGAGACCTGCACCGGCACCGTCGGTGCGTCCAGATCGTGCAGGAGCCGACGGCGGCCCACGGCGCTGAGCCGGCCGCCGAGGTCTTTCCGCGCGCGTTCGGGTCGAAGATCGGGGCGGCGGCGCTGGCGGCCGGCCTCGGGGCCGCCTACGACCGCGCCCTGGATATCGGCCTGCAAGCCGCGCGGGATCTGGAGGCCGATGAGCTGCTGGCGGCTCCCTACCTGCTCCCAATGGCGACGCGCATCCGCGCTCTGTTCAAGATGGACGCCGCGCAGGCGGTCTACATCAGTGAGCTGCGGACCGGCGAGGGTGGCCACTTCTCGTACCGGCGCATCGCCTGGGAGATGTACGAGGTGTTGCAGGCGCACAGCCCGGCCGTCGCCGCGCTCGCCCGCCCGACCCCGATCCTCGATCCGCCGGACCTCCTGCGCCGCTAGGAGGCGAGCCGGGAAGTGTCGAACCCGCCCCCACCCCCAATCGGGGTGGGGTGCAGGCTGCCAATGCTGCGCCCACTGGTCCGCGCCAACGAGAGTGGCTCGGCAGGCGTCAATCTCAGGGGCGCTCAGTGCCCGTCGTCATCCCGACTGGAGCGAGGAACGAGCGGAATAGAGGGATCTTCCTCGTGTAGCCACCAAGGGGAAGATCCCTTGACTGCGTTCGCAAGCTCACTCCGCTCGGGATGACGGCGTGGGGAGTCGCAAGGCCTGCCCTGCGCCCGCCGAATGGACCTGCCCTGCGCCTGCCGAATGGGTCGCTTCGGTCGGGATGACAAACCCGTCATATCCAGCATGGCGCGTTCTGGCCTGTGGTACGTCAGTCGGTGACGGCCCCGAGGCTCGCGTTGGACACGGTCTTCGCGTACTTTGCGAGCGCGCCAGACGTGTACCTTGGCGGGGGCGGCGTCCAGGCGGCCAGCCGCCGCTGGATCTCCTCGCCCGGCAGGTTCACGTTGATCTCGCGCTTGTTGATGTCCACCGTGATCGTGTCGCCGTCTTCGAGGATCGCGATGGCGCCGCCCTCCAGCGCTTCGGGGACGACGTGTCCGATGCTGAACCCGCGGCTCGCGCCGCTGAAGCGCCCGTCGGTGATGAGTACGACGTCCTCGCTGTGGCCCTGCCCGGCCAGGGCGCTGGTCACGCCGAGCATCTCGCGCATGCCAGGGCCGCCCTTCGGACCCTCGTAGCGGATCACCACCACGTCGCCGGAGTTGATCTCGCCGCGCATCACCGCCTGCATGGCTGGCTCTTCCTGGTCGAAGACCTTGACCGGGCCGGTGAACGTCTCGGACTTGACGCCCGCCACCTTGACGACCGCGCCGCCCGGCGCGAGGTTCCCGCGCAGGATCGCCAATCCACCCTGCTGGTAGCGCGGATTCGAGATCTCGCGGACCACATCCTGTCCCTCGGACTCGGGGAAGCGGTCGAGGTGGTGGGCCCAGATCCCGCCCGCGATGGTCTTCTGGTTGGTGTCGAACATGCCGGCCTCGGCCAGCCGCTTGATGACGATGGGCAGGCCGCCCGCTTCGCCGAGGTCGGGCATCGAGTAGCGGCCACCGGGCAGCATGTCGCCGATGACGGGCGTGCGCCGGCTCAGCACGTCGAAATCGTCGATGCTCAGCTCGATCTTCGCATCGTGGGCGATGGCCAGGAAGTGGAGCACGGCGTTCGTCGAGCCGCCCGTCGCCAGCACCACGGCGATGGCGTTCAGGAACGCCTCGCGGGTCATGATGTCGCGCGGGCGGATGTTCTGCGCCAGCAGCTCAACGACGCGCTTGCCGGCCTCGTGGGCCTCCTGCATCTTGCGGCCGTCGACGGCCGGCAGCGTCGAGCCGCCAGGCAGCATCATGCCGAGCGCCTCGATGGACGAGGACATCGTGTTGGCCGTGAAAAGGCCGCCGCACGCGCCCGCGCCCGGGCTGGCGACGTTCTCGATGTCGCGGACCTCGTCAAACGTCATGTCGCCCTTCGAGTACTGGCCGACCGCCTCGAAGACTGCCTGAATGGTGACCTTCTTGCCGCGATAGGTGCCCGGCAGGATGCTGCCGCCGTAGATGAAGACGGACGGCAGGTTCAGGCGAGCAATCGCCATCAGGCAGCCGGGCAGGGTCTTGTCGCAGCCGGCCAGCGTGACCAGCCCGTCCAGGCGATGCCCGAACACGGCCAGCTCGATGGAGTCGGCGATGATGTCGCGGCTGATCAGCGAGGCCTTCATGCCCTCGGTGCCCATCGCGATGCCGTCCGTCACCGAGATCGTGGTGAACTCGATGGGGACGCCGCCGGCCTCGCGGATGCCCTGCTTGACGTGGTCGGCCACCTG from Chloroflexota bacterium includes these protein-coding regions:
- a CDS encoding FAD-dependent thymidylate synthase; this encodes MRLGGSVKVYAVIGVPPEVQAYAMAKYSRSSQSMLESIGELSLQRAEQFLNTFYFQYGHRSIADLAHLVMGVEHVSILAAIKVVDEQLWDGQERSTRYQPFKKTGYYTPPGLTGAARETYTRAADALFAAYDDLTTRLLALLVQEVERPADLDPKAFERTLRARAFDVSRSVLPLATITSLGQVVSARVLERQISRLLSDPLAEVREIGEELRAACLRPAEQPLSAEARALAGTRAHGNGNGSGAANGSAGHDPHQTADLEVRAAPTLVKYTAPSSYQIETARLMASLARDLLAPLGEPDRSMAVELGDAVSAEDEIVATLLYRYDEAGHSYRQIQARVRELSPEQKSLAIAASAEHRGRHDDLPRELQSGYGYAFDLLMDVGSFRDLHRHRRCVQIVQEPTAAHGAEPAAEVFPRAFGSKIGAAALAAGLGAAYDRALDIGLQAARDLEADELLAAPYLLPMATRIRALFKMDAAQAVYISELRTGEGGHFSYRRIAWEMYEVLQAHSPAVAALARPTPILDPPDLLRR
- the ilvD gene encoding dihydroxy-acid dehydratase; the encoded protein is MLARRGARSCASRAAGFASGKGTAHVTQSGNGSGSNGAGSNGAGSNGAGKRVDLKIVSRELTEGASRAPARSYLHAVGITNDDLDNKPLIGIASTWNEFSPCQANLKQVADHVKQGIREAGGVPIEFTTISVTDGIAMGTEGMKASLISRDIIADSIELAVFGHRLDGLVTLAGCDKTLPGCLMAIARLNLPSVFIYGGSILPGTYRGKKVTIQAVFEAVGQYSKGDMTFDEVRDIENVASPGAGACGGLFTANTMSSSIEALGMMLPGGSTLPAVDGRKMQEAHEAGKRVVELLAQNIRPRDIMTREAFLNAIAVVLATGGSTNAVLHFLAIAHDAKIELSIDDFDVLSRRTPVIGDMLPGGRYSMPDLGEAGGLPIVIKRLAEAGMFDTNQKTIAGGIWAHHLDRFPESEGQDVVREISNPRYQQGGLAILRGNLAPGGAVVKVAGVKSETFTGPVKVFDQEEPAMQAVMRGEINSGDVVVIRYEGPKGGPGMREMLGVTSALAGQGHSEDVVLITDGRFSGASRGFSIGHVVPEALEGGAIAILEDGDTITVDINKREINVNLPGEEIQRRLAAWTPPPPRYTSGALAKYAKTVSNASLGAVTD